The segment TTTACTCCGTGATTGCCGGCTCGTCGCTCGGTTCGCTGTCGGAAGTCTGGGGCGAGCTGTCGCAAGCCGCCGGCGCGGCCGATCGCCTGGGCGAGCTTCTGGCTGAAGTCTCGCCGATCACCGTCCCCGCCGATCCTTTGCCCCTGCCCCAGCCACCGCAGGGTCGGGTGGAATTCTCCGATGTGCATTTCTCCTATCCGTCGCGGCCGGGCAAATCGGCGCTGCATGGCCTGTCGCTTTCCGTCAAGCCGGGCGAGACGGTAGCGATCGTCGGCCCCTCCGGCGCCGGAAAGAGCACGGTCTTTTCGCTGCTGCTGCGCTTCTACGATCCGCAGCAGGGTAGGGTCGCCATCGACGGTATAGACGCTCGTCGCGTCTTGCCCGATGCCCTGCGCGACCGCATCGCGATCGTGCCGCAGGACACGACCATTTTCGCCGCCTCGATCCACGACAATATCGCCTTCGGCCGCCCTGGAGCCTCACGCGACGAGGTCCGCTCCGCCGCGATCGCTGCCCAGGCGGATGAATTCATCTCGCGCCTGGACAAGAGTTACGATACCCAGGTGGGCGAACGCGGCATTACCCTTTCCGGCGGCCAGCGCCAGCGCATCGCTATTGCCCGTGCCATTCTGAAGAATGCGCCGATCCTGTTGCTCGACGAAGCGACCTCGGCACTCGACGCCGAAAGTGAGACGCTGGTGCAGAAGGCACTCGATGGGCTGATGGAAACACGCACCACCCTCGTCATTGCCCATCGCCTGGCGACGGTTCTGAAGGCCGACCGCATCCTGGTGCTCGATCAGGGACGCATCGTCGAAGAAGGCACGCATCAGAGCCTAATCCATCAGGGCGGCATCTACGCCAAGCTGGCAAGGCTGCAATTCGACGCCGGCATCGAGGATCGCATGCTTGCCGTCAAATGACGAAGGATCAGCCAAGCCGAATACAACAGGTGGAAATAGCTTTAAAGTTGCGCTAGATTTTCGCCGTCATCTCGCGCCGATGCGATTCTAGGAGACGGGAACCATGTATAAATTTGAAGTCTACAAGGATAAGGCTGGCGAATTCCGCTTCCGGTTCAAGGCCTCGAACGGCGAAACCATGTTTGCCTCCGAAGGCTACAAGGCAAAGGCTTCGGCCCTGCATGCCATTGAATCGATCAAGGCGCATGTTGGCGGTGCCACGATCGACGACCAGACCACCGCCACCGCCTAAGACTTCGCATCGAGCGCTGCTATGCAGCCTTCCGGTCGGCCGCCTTCTGCGCGCCGGCCGTTTAGAGCGTTTCCCATTCATGCTGGATCGTATCCACATGAGTTGAAGTAGTTTCGGGCCTCTTGTGGGTCGACCCGCCCAATCAGCTTGCCGATGCGATCCCATAGACCGGTTACGGTTCTCTCGGCAGCTTTTCGCAGGAGTGCCTTCAGCTTGGAGAAGGCCTTTTCTATGGGATTGAAGTCCGGGCTGTAGGGCGGAAGGAACATCATGGTCGCACCTGCCGCTTCGATCATCTCTCGCGCCGCCGGTCGTTTGTGGCTGGATAGATTATCGAGAATGACGACATCACCCGGCTTCAAGGTTGGAAGCAGGACCTGAGCGACATAGGCTTCGAACCACTCACCGTTGATCGGCCCGTCGATGACAAGCGGTGCCACTATTCCCGTGCTGCGTAGGCCTGCAACCAGTGTGGTTGTCTTGCGGTGACCATGCGGAAACCCCATTCGCAACCGCTCACCCTTGCGGCATCGTCCATGAGTGCGGGCCATATTGGTTGCCGTCCAGGTCTCGTCGATGAACACAAGCCGCTCCGGGTCGAGATCGAGTTGGTCCTCGAACCAGGCTTGCCGCTTTTCCAGGATGTCCGGACGGCTCTGCTCTACCGCATGGCCAGTCTTTTTTTGCGCGTCTGGTTGTGCCGAACGAGAAACCGGTGCAGGGCCGACTTGCTCGCGATGATGCCTTGGGCCGCAAGAGCGTCACGAAGCTCAAATAGCGTCCCATCCCGGTGCTCTGCAAGCCAAGCCATTATCAGATCGGCATGAGCTTCAATCTTATGGGAACTGCGGTCGCCACCAAGCGGACCGGGACGAACGTTTCCATGCCGAATTTGCAGGTTACGCCAACGGCTCACGCTGGCTGCGCTCACACCAAAACGCTCGGCTGCCTCCCTATGAGATGCTCCGCCATCGACGGCGGCAAGCACACGTATGCGAAGATCAACGGAAAGGGCTTTCGACATATCTGCCGACCTCCATCGGCAGATAGGTTGAATCAGAATGCAAGTGATTTGAAAAGCAATTCGATTCAATCAGTCAGGGAAGCGCTCTAGTTTGACCCATTACGAAAGCTCGAAAAATGCGCTCTCGCCTGCCGAAATCGGCATCCGTCGTGCTCACAGCATCGAACGGGCCAGAAGCCGTTTCGCCGGCGGTCGCATCGATATTCTTCTGACCGGCAGAAACTGACGATTATTTCTCCGTCAGCTTCAACTCGATGCGGCGGTTGGTGGCGCGGGCTTCCGGCGTATCGCCCGGAGCGATCGGCTGGAACTCGCCGAATCCGGCCGCAACAAGCCGATCCGCAGGGACGCCGTGGGCGATCAGGAACTTGACGACGGCGATGGCGCGAGCCGACGACAGCGCCCAGTTGTCGGGATAACGGCCGTTGCCTGAGAGCGGCACATTGTCGGTATGGCCGTCGACACGCAGCACCCAGTTGATCTCGGGGGGAATTTCCTTGGAAAGATCGATTAGCGCGGCGGCGAGTTTGACCATCTCTGCCTGGCCGTCCGGATTGAGATCAGCCGCACCCGAAGGGAAGAGCACTTCCGACTGGAAGACAAAGCGGTCGCCGACGATGCGGATATTGTCACGGTCGGAGAGGATTTCGCGCAAGCGCCCAAAGAAGTCGGAACGATAACGGTTAAGCTCCTGCACGCGCTGCGCCAACGCCACATTCAGCCGGCGTCCAAGATCAGCGATCTTCACCTGCGACGTCTGATCCTTCTGCTCCGACGATTGCAGAGCGGCCTCGACAGCGGCGATCTGGCTGCGCAGCGCGGCAATTTGCTGGTTGAGAAGATCGACTTGGCTCAACGCGCGGGCACTTGCCTGCTTCTGCTCGTCAAGCTGCTGTGTCAGCGTGCCTACTCGCTGTTGCGCGGCCTGACTGTTGCCGGAACCAGCGTCGAGCAGTGTCTGCAGCCGCGAGCGTTCACCCTCTGCCGCCGAAAGCGACGCCTGCAGATTGGCAACGGAATCCTCCAGATCCTGCTTACCGCTCTTTTCGAGCGCCAATGCCTGCGTCAATTCGTTGATCTGACTGTTGAGGCGGTTCAGCACCTCGTCGCGGCCGGAAATTTCGCGGCTCAGGATGAATTGGCCGACGACAAACACCGTCAGCAGGAACATGATCGCCATCAGCAGCGTGGAGAGCGCATCGACGAACCCCGGCCAATAGTCGACGGTTCTCTTATGGCGACTGTTTCGCGCGAGCGCCATGATTTACTTGCTCCCGGTCTTCTCGGTGTGGCTGATGCGGTCGGCGAGGCGGTCGAGCGTGCGGCGCATCGACTTCGCCTCTTCCTGCTGCGCTTCGATCCAGTCGCGCAGCATCTGCTGTTCGTTGCGCATGTTCTTGACCAGACCCTGGATGCCTTCGGCGAGGTTCGCCATCGCCGTCACCGAACGCTGGCCGCCGCCGCCCTCTTCCGCGATCTTGCGCAGATATTCCGAAAGCACCCGCACATCCTCGGAGGATGCGCCGCTGGCGCCTTCGATGACGGGAGTGATATCCGAGCCGACATCGGTGACGGAAGAAAGCCAGTTTTCCAGTTCGGTATAGAAGCGGTTCTGCGCGCGACCGGCCTGAAGGTCGAGAAAACCGAGGATCAGCGAGCCGGAAAGGCCGAGCAGCGAGGAGGAGAACGCTGTGCCCATGCCGACCAGCGGGCCGGAAAGGCCGGTCTTCAGGGCGCCGAGAATATCGCCGGTATCGCCGGAGCCGACATCGAGGTTCTGGATGACATCGTTGATCGAGCCGATCGTGCCGATCAGACCCCAGAAGGTGCCGAGCAGCCCGAGGAAAACGAGCAGGCCGATGAGATAGCGCGACGTGTCGCGCGACTCGTCGAGGCGAGTGGCAATGGAATCGAGGATCGAGCGCAGCGTCGCCGTCGACAATTGCATGGCGCGACGGTTGCCGATCAGCGCCCTCATCGGCGCCAGAAGCCGCGGATTGCGGCCGACCTTGTCGGCAGCATTGCCGACGGCACGGAAATGGTTGAACCAGCGGACTTCCGGCCTAAGCATCAGGACATGATTGAAAACCAACAGAATGCCGACGGCCAACACGCCAAGGATCAATCCATTCAGGCCGGGATTATGCAGGAAGGCAACTTGAGCCTGGCGAAACAGGATCGCTACGATAAAACCGACGATGATCAGGAAAAGGATCATCGTCCAAAAGAAGGCCATCGGGCTGGAGAGCTTGTAGGTATAATTGCCCGACACATTGTCGGTCGACCCCAGATCCCCCAGATTTACATTTTCCATCGCACGCTTCGCCTCCGCATTCTCCGCCCCGGAGACTAGAGCAACATTGTGCCGAATTGAAGAGACGGAAAACACAAAACAATCCGTTGGCAACAGCCTGTTTTGCCGCAGGCAATTGCTGGAGGACGATCCTTATTTCGTCGGGATAGGCCGCTTGACGACTTCGGCCAGCGCCTTTTGAATGTGCTCGTTGCCGCAGATGATCGAGCCGTTACCGAGCATATCGTTGCCGCCGTCGAAATCCAGGACGAAGCCGCCGGCTTCGCGTACCAGCAGGATACCGGCCGCCATATCCCAGGGCGACAACCCCATTTCCCAGAATCCATCGAAGCGACCGGCGGCGACATAAGCGAGATCGAGTGCTGCGGAACCGAGGCGGCGAATGCCGGCGACTTCGCCCATGACATGGCGCAGTTCGACCAGGAACTTGCCGTGGTTGCCGCGGCCAAGATGCGGAACGCCGCAGCCGATGACGCAATCCGACAGCACACGGCGCGATGCGACGCGCAGGCGTCGGTCGTTGAGGAAGGCGCCACCGCCACGCTCGGCGGTGTAAAGCTCGTCCGTCGCCGGATTGAAGACGACGCCGCCGACGATCTCGCCATTGCGCTCCAGCGCGATCGATATGGAGAACATCGGAATGCCGTGCAGGAAGTTGGTCGTGCCGTCGAGGGGATCGACGATCCAGCGATGCGCGCCGTCGGTGCCCTTGATCTCCTCGCTCTCTTCGCCGAGGAAGCCATAGGTCGGCCGCGCTTTCAGCAGCTCGTCATGGATGATCTTCTGCGCCTTGAGATCGGCCTGGCTGACGAAATCGCCCGGTCCCTTCACCGAAACCTGCAGGTTCTGCACCTCGCCGAAATCGCGGCTGAGCGACTTGCCTGCCTTGAGGGCAGCCTGAACCATGACATTGAGAAGAGCAGAACGGGCCATCGGGCTTCCTTGGATAATATAGAAGGCACTGACCGGACCTGAAGACAGGCCCCGGTGGGGCGGGATCGGCAGCGCAATAAAGATTGGCGGCCTCAAGACCACAAAATCGGGGAAATTTCAAGTAGAGCGAGGTGGAAGGCCTGGTTTTCTCATCGGACCGACGTCGCAAGACCGTTCGCCCCGGTCAAAAGCACATAGAGCCAACACGCGTAGGCGGATAAGATTCTCTAAAACTTCTGCTGCGCGATCAGAATCTCGCGGGCGATCTGCTCAAGCGGCACCACTCGATCGACGCCGCCGCGGGCGATCGCCTCCTTCGGCATGCCGAAAACGACGGAAGTGGCCTCGTCCTGGGCAACGGTATAGGCGCCGGCTTGTTTCATCTCGAACATGCCTCGTGCACCGTCGTCGCCCATGCCTGTCATGATGATACCCATGGCGTTCGATCCGGCCGCCCGCGCCGCCGAGCGGAAGAGCACATCGACCGAGGGCCGGTGGCGAGAGACCAAGGGCCCAGTCTTGACAGCCACATGGTAACGCGCGCCCTGTCGCTCCAGCATCATGTGGTTGTCTCCGGGGGCGATCAGCACATGGCCGCGCAGAACCGGATCGCCATCGACCGCTTCCTTGACCTCGACTTCACAGAGGCTGTTCAGCCGCTTGGCGAAGGCGGCGGTGAACTTCTCCGGCATATGCTGGACGATGACCATGCCTGGCGCATTGGCGGGCAGCGCCTCCAGCATCTCACGTAGCGCCTCGGTGCCGCCTGTCGAGGCGCCGACGCAGACCACCATCTCGGTCGTCTTCGCCATGGCTCGGCCGGTTGGCGGCGGCAGCATGGCGTCGGCGGTCAGCTTCTTGGCTGGTCCCGAAGCGGATGCCGAACGTGCTTGGGCGCGCCGGACATTCGGCATCCTGGCATGCGATGCACTTCTGACCACCTCACGGATGCGCATCGCCTCGTCGGCCAAATAATCGGCGGCGCCGATCCGCGGCTTCAGGATGATATCCACCGCGCCGGCCTCCAGCGCCTGCAGCAACGTCTCCGAACCCGCCTCCGTCAGAGACGAGCACATGACGACCGGGATCGGCCGCTGCGACATCAGCTTGCGCAGGAAGGTGATGCCGTCCATTCGCGGCATCTCGACATCCAGCGTGATGACATCGGGCACCTCCTCCTGGATCCTGCGCGCGGCCATGAATGGATCGTTCGCCACCCCCATGACCTCGAGCTCGGGGTCGTCAGCCAAAAGCGTTGCAAGCGTCTGACGAACGCTGGCGGAGTCATCGATGATCAGCACGCGGATTTTCTTCGGCATGACGACCTGCCCTAGATTCGCTGGAAGACCGTATTGGAAACCTGTTTCAGCGGCAGGTCGAAGCCGGTGATCGATTCCGAGTGGCCGATGAACATATAGCCGCCGACCACCAGACAGTCGCAGAGGCGCGACAGAACGCCAGCCTGCGTCTGCTTGTCGAAATAGATGAGAACGTTGCGGCAGAAGATGATGTGCATGGCATCGCCCACCTGATATTTCTCATCCATCAGGTTCATCCGGCCAAAGCCGATCTTCGAGCGCAGTCGGGGCGTGATGCGCACTTCCCGCCTGCCCGGCACTTTAGCGGCCATGACATATTTGCGCTTCAGTTCGGCCGGAACCGGCAAGACCATATCGTCGGTGTAGATGCCGCTTCTGGCCGATTGCAGCACGTCGGTACTGAGATCGGTCGCGAGGATCGCGTAATCGATGCCGCCTTCACTTTCGGAGAATTCCTCCAACACCATCGCCATGGAATAGGGCTCAGCCCCAGTCGAGCAGGCAGCACTCCACGCACGCAGGCGGCGATGACCGGCACGCATCAGCATTGGCAAGGCCACGGTCTGCATGAATTCGAAGTGTTTGGCTTCGCGGAAGAAATCGGTCTTGTTGGTCGTCACCGCATCGATGAGATAGACCGACTCCTGTTCGAGGCCGCCATGATTGAACAGGAAATCGCAATACTCGTCGAATGACGTAATGCTGGTGGCGCGCAAGCGCCGCCGCAACCGCCCCTCCAGCATCGTCAGTTTCGTCGACGGCATCTTGATGCCGCTGTAATCATAGATGAAACGCGCCAGCTTCTCGAAATTCCGCTTGCTGATGCGGTCACCGATGATTTGACTTTCCTGAACGACGGCCGTTCCCATCCATCCACTCCCTGACGAATTCCTATGCAGCATGACCGGCGCGATGCGGATCGAGCGCGACGGTGTCTTCCCGCGACAGCAAGCGCGCGAGATCGACGATGACGACGAAGCCATTCTCCCGCCGCACGACGCCGGCGATGTAGTCGGAACGCCAGCGCACGCCGATATCGGGCGCCGCCTCGATCTGGTCACGCCGGAAGGGCGTGACTTCGAAGACGCGATCGGCGACGAGGCCGAGCGTCAGTATCTTTGCCTCGATCGGAATATCCAGCACCAACACGCGGGTATGCGGAGTCGGCACAGTCTTGGAGAGACCGAGCTTCAGCCGGAGATCGATGGTCGGCACGCCCTGCCCGCGCACATCGCGCAAGCCGAGCAGGTAATCCGGCCCGTTCGGAATCTTGAAGGCCTCGGCATAATCGAGGATTTCGCGGACGACTTCGACAGGCACGGCGAAGACTTCCTCGCCGAGGCTGAAGGTGACGAATTGCGCTTCCAGAGCGGGTGTAGCCATGGTCATGCACTTTCCTTGAATTCGTCGTCGCCATCGTCCGGGCCGCCCATGGAGAGATCGAGAGCAAAACCCTTGAGACGTGCCTGCTGCGCCTGAACCGTGATCGGCTTCGCCGCCTTTTGCTGATGAACGGTCGCCGCAGGAGCCCGGCTAGCCGCCTTGGCGGGCGACTTCCTGGCGGTGACTTTGGTGCCCGCGGCATCGACCTTGAAGAAGGCGATGGAGGCCTGCAGCTCTTCGGCCTGAGCGGCCAGCTCTTCCGAAGTGGCCGACATTTCTTCCGAAGCGCCGGCATTTTGCTGCGTCACCTTGTCAAGCTGCTGGATCGCCTCGTTGATCTGGGCCGCACCAATATCCTGCTCGCGGCAGGCGGCGCTGATCTCGGAGACGAGTTCGGCCGTCTTGCGGATATCCGGCACCAGGCGGCCAAGCATCTCGCCGGCTTCGGCTGCGGCCTTGACGGTATCGCTCGACATCGAGCTGATCTCGGCAGCGGCCGATTGGCTGCGTTCGGCAAGCTTGCGCACTTCCGAGGCGACGACCGCAAAGCCCTTGCCATGTTCGCCGGCACGGGCCGCTTCGACAGCCGCGTTCAGCGCCAGCAAATCGGTCTGGCGGGCGATCTCCTGCACGATGCCGATCTTCTCGGCGATGGTGCGCATGGCGCTGACGGCGCGGGTGACCGCATCGCCGCTTGCTTCTGCGTCCTTGGCGGACTGCCGGGCGATCTTTTCCGTCTGGGCGGCATTGTCGGCATTCTGCTTGATATTGGCTGCCATCTGCTCCATCGAAGCCGAGGCTTCTTCAGCCGAAGCCGCCTGTTCGGTTGCGCCCTGCGACACCTGCTCCGAACTTGCCGAAAGCTCCTGGCTGCCCGAGGAGACGTTGTCGGCCGCACCCAGCGCATCGGCGACGACACCACGCAGACGTTCCACCATCTGCTCCAGCGCCAGCCCAAGGACATCCTTGTCGGAAAGCGGCTTCGGCGTGACCGTCAGGTCACCATCGGAAATCTTCGTGGCGATATCGGATGTGACGCGCAGATTGGCGACCATGCGCTGCATCGCCAGGCCGAGAACATCCTTGTCGGAGAGCGGCTTCACGGCAACGGAAAGATCGCCCATCGCGATGCGGTCCGCCACGTCGGCGGTGGCGCGCAGGTTTGAGGTCATGACGTTGACGGTATCGATCAGATCCTTGATCTCGTCATTTGTCTTGACCTCGACCTTCTGATCAAGGTCGCCGATCGCCACAGCCTTGGCGATGTCGGACACCTTGGCCAGGCCGCGATTGATTCCGAGCGTAATCCAGAAGGCGGCGCTCAATGCGATGATCAAGGCGACAGCGGAAACGCCAGCCAGGATCATCAGCGTGTCTTCATAAAGCCGGTCGCCGGCCACATCCGTGGCCGCCAATATCTTTTTCTGGATCTCGACGAGACTGTTGATCGCGCCGGTCATCTGTTTGCTGAGGTCGGTCAATTCACCGTCCGAAAGCGCCTCGGCGCCGGCGTGATCGCCTTTGGCCTCGAGGGCCTCCAGATCGGTGGAACGCTGGCGGAAGGTCTGGCCGAGCGATATCAGTTTCTCCCAGAGGGGTTTGCCTTCCGCGGTGGCGATAGCAAGCCCGTCCTGGGCTTGAGAGAACATGGTATCGAGATGAGTGCTGGATTCCTTGTAGAAGGCAGTTTCGGCATCGCCATTGGCAATCAGCGCATCTTTCTGCGCCCGAATGGCTTCCACGGCTGCGATATTGGCGTCGAGCGCAGTTTGCAACTGTTTGACAGGACCGGCCGTCATTCCGTTGCTGGCATCGTTGAGGTGACCAAGGCTGATGCTGCTATAGGCCGCGATGCCGATCAAAAGCAGCGTCATGGTGCCAAAGGCGAGACCTAATTTCAGTTTGATGGAGAAGCGCATTGTCCTATCCCCGAGATAAAGAGGCTAAATGGGTATTGCGGAACGGCGTCACCGTTTGACAGCGTCGTACCGATAAAAAGAGCCTTCGAACCGGGGAAAGCGATCCATTCACCTCCCCGTCACCGGACATCTCAAGAACCACGACGCCAACGCATACACACGTTGGGGATATCAGAACGCCGGGACCAAAAGGTCCCGACGGAAGTCATCGGAGAAGCGCTCAGGCGCTTTCGCGGAAATCCGCGTCGCCGGCATCCGGGCCGCCCATGGAAAGATCGAGGGCAAAACCCTTGGCACGAGCCTGCTGGGCAGCGACGGTCTGCGCAGGAGCAGCAGACGTGATACGGCGGTTGGCGAGCGGCGTTGCGGCCATCTTGTGAACTGCCGTGACAGGCGGCTTTCTGGCGGTGACTTTGGTGCCCGCGGCATCGACCTTGAAGAAGGCGATGGAGGCCTGCAGCTCTTCGGCCTGAGCGGCCAGCTCTTCCGAAGTGGCCGACATTTCTTCCGAAGCGCCGGCATTTTGCTGCGTCACCTTGTCAAGCTGCTGGATCGCCTCGTTGATCTGGGCCGCACCAATATCCTGCTCGCGGCAGGCGGCGCTGATCTCGGAGACGAGTTCGGCCGTCTTGCGGATATCCGGCACCAGGCGGCCAAGCATCTCGCCGGCTTCGGCTGCGGCCTTGACGGTATCGCTCGACATCGAGCTGATCTCGGCAGCGGCCGATTGGCTGCGTTCGGCAAGCTTGCGCACTTCCGAGGCGACGACCGCAAAGCCCTTGCCATGTTCGCCGGCACGGGCCGCTTCGACAGCCGCGTTCAGCGCCAGCAAATCGGTCTGGCGGGCGATCTCCTGCACGATGCCGATCTTCTCGGCGATGGTGCGCATGGCGCTGACGGCGCGGGTGACCGCATCGCCGCTTGCTTCTGCGTCCTTGGCGGACTGCCGGGCGATCTTTTCCGTCTGGGCGGCATTGTCGGCATTCTGCTTGATATTGGCTGCCATCTGCTCCATCGAAGCCGAGGCTTCTTCAGCCGAAGCCGCCTGTTCGGTTGCGCCCTGCGACACCTGCTCCGAACTTGCCGAAAGCTCCTGGCTGCCCGAGGAGACGTTGTCGGCCGCACCCAGCGCATCGGCGACGACACCACGCAGACGTTCGATCATGACGTTGACGTTGCCCAGCAATTCGCCGATTTCGTCGTGATTGGTAATCTGAGCCGTCTTCGTCAGATCGCCCTCGGAAACCTCCCGAACCACGCTGTTGGCGCGGGCAAGACCCTTGCTGATCGTATTTGCGATCCAATAAGCGGTCACGGCGGCAATCAGCAGCGCCAAACCGGCGGCAACAAGCATCGTCAGGCGGGTGCCGTTATATTGTACGTCAGCGCCGTCATCCGCTTCCTTCATTTTCTGCTTCTCTGCGGCGAGCAGATCGTCGAGAGCGTTGCCGATGTCATTGGCGGCCTTGCGGGCGTCGGTAACGGAGATGTTGTTGGCACCTTCCTTATCGCCTGCCTTCAGCAGTTGCCGAATCTGGTCGTCGGCCTGGATGAACTTCGCGGCGATGGCTTCGACGGCGTCCCAATGCGCGCGGCTCTCATCCGTCACAATCTTGCCTATGGCGGCCAGGGTGTCGGCGAGCTGCTTGCGTGCCACGTCGCCGGCAGCAAGCGCTGCCTTGGTTTCGTCGTCGCTATGGGCAGCAAGAAGGTTCTTCTGCTGGCGAATAACCTGGAGCTGGGAGATGTTGATCTGCTGTGTCAATTCCAGCCGCGCTGCAGGCCCTTCAAGCACGTTGCTGATGGTGTCGTTGAAAGCGCTGAGGCTCATGATGCCGTAGCCGGCCGTGCCTATCAGCATGAGGATGATGAAGGCGAACGCCCCCACCAGCTTGGCTTTGATCGTTAGACGCATCGTCTTCGTTCCCTCGAAAATTCGGCCACGGCGATGATCAGGCGGAAAGCGCCTTATTTTGCCGGGCGGAAAAAATCGCCTGCAGATTGGGGAGAATGATGAATTCCCCTCCGCGCTTGACCAGGCAGTTGATGTAGTCGGGACGCCAACGCATCCCCACGCTAGGCGGTGCTTCGCTGGAAGCTTTTGCAAGTGTGGTGACTTCATTCACCTTGTCGGTCCGCAGACCCACGAGCGTGGGTTCATCCTGCAGGTCAAGTTCGATAACGATGATACGGCTATCGATAGTCGCTTCCGCCGCTTCCATGCCGAAAGCGAGGCGAAGATCGGCAAGGGGGATCACCTTGCCGCGAAAGTTGATGACGCTGCCCACGAAGGGCTGGCTGCCGGGAACGGCGGTTTCCGGCAGAATGTCCAGGATTTCCTGAACCATGATCGCCTCCAGG is part of the Rhizobium sp. CB3090 genome and harbors:
- a CDS encoding YegP family protein, which gives rise to MYKFEVYKDKAGEFRFRFKASNGETMFASEGYKAKASALHAIESIKAHVGGATIDDQTTATA
- a CDS encoding CheR family methyltransferase yields the protein MGTAVVQESQIIGDRISKRNFEKLARFIYDYSGIKMPSTKLTMLEGRLRRRLRATSITSFDEYCDFLFNHGGLEQESVYLIDAVTTNKTDFFREAKHFEFMQTVALPMLMRAGHRRLRAWSAACSTGAEPYSMAMVLEEFSESEGGIDYAILATDLSTDVLQSARSGIYTDDMVLPVPAELKRKYVMAAKVPGRREVRITPRLRSKIGFGRMNLMDEKYQVGDAMHIIFCRNVLIYFDKQTQAGVLSRLCDCLVVGGYMFIGHSESITGFDLPLKQVSNTVFQRI
- a CDS encoding peptidoglycan -binding protein, coding for MALARNSRHKRTVDYWPGFVDALSTLLMAIMFLLTVFVVGQFILSREISGRDEVLNRLNSQINELTQALALEKSGKQDLEDSVANLQASLSAAEGERSRLQTLLDAGSGNSQAAQQRVGTLTQQLDEQKQASARALSQVDLLNQQIAALRSQIAAVEAALQSSEQKDQTSQVKIADLGRRLNVALAQRVQELNRYRSDFFGRLREILSDRDNIRIVGDRFVFQSEVLFPSGAADLNPDGQAEMVKLAAALIDLSKEIPPEINWVLRVDGHTDNVPLSGNGRYPDNWALSSARAIAVVKFLIAHGVPADRLVAAGFGEFQPIAPGDTPEARATNRRIELKLTEK
- a CDS encoding IS630 family transposase (programmed frameshift) is translated as MSKALSVDLRIRVLAAVDGGASHREAAERFGVSAASVSRWRNLQIRHGNVRPGPLGGDRSSHKIEAHADLIMAWLAEHRDGTLFELRDALAAQGIIASKSALHRFLVRHNQTRKKRPGHAVEQSRPDILEKRQAWFEDQLDLDPERLVFIDETWTATNMARTHGRCRKGERLRMGFPHGHRKTTTLVAGLRSTGIVAPLVIDGPINGEWFEAYVAQVLLPTLKPGDVVILDNLSSHKRPAAREMIEAAGATMMFLPPYSPDFNPIEKAFSKLKALLRKAAERTVTGLWDRIGKLIGRVDPQEARNYFNSCGYDPA
- a CDS encoding ABC transporter transmembrane domain-containing protein, with the translated sequence MSETGQADDKKRRSIRPLKRLTPYLRRYRGMVLGALIALTVAAVTSLALPLAVRRMIDHGFDQSDRGLIDSYFGAIMVMAVILAVASALRYYFVITIGERIVSDMRREVFDHVTRLSPSFFDINQSGEIVSRLTADTTQIKSAVGATASVALRNLILCLGAVGMMIVTSPKLSSIVLIAIPIIVLPLVSFGRSVRKRSRAAQDTLANASAYANETIAASRTIQAFNGEAAAAQRYGAAVEDAYQAARAAIKSRSLLTGFAITMVFGSIVAVLWVGAQNVLAGTMSAGTLGQFLLYSVIAGSSLGSLSEVWGELSQAAGAADRLGELLAEVSPITVPADPLPLPQPPQGRVEFSDVHFSYPSRPGKSALHGLSLSVKPGETVAIVGPSGAGKSTVFSLLLRFYDPQQGRVAIDGIDARRVLPDALRDRIAIVPQDTTIFAASIHDNIAFGRPGASRDEVRSAAIAAQADEFISRLDKSYDTQVGERGITLSGGQRQRIAIARAILKNAPILLLDEATSALDAESETLVQKALDGLMETRTTLVIAHRLATVLKADRILVLDQGRIVEEGTHQSLIHQGGIYAKLARLQFDAGIEDRMLAVK
- a CDS encoding chemotaxis response regulator protein-glutamate methylesterase, giving the protein MPKKIRVLIIDDSASVRQTLATLLADDPELEVMGVANDPFMAARRIQEEVPDVITLDVEMPRMDGITFLRKLMSQRPIPVVMCSSLTEAGSETLLQALEAGAVDIILKPRIGAADYLADEAMRIREVVRSASHARMPNVRRAQARSASASGPAKKLTADAMLPPPTGRAMAKTTEMVVCVGASTGGTEALREMLEALPANAPGMVIVQHMPEKFTAAFAKRLNSLCEVEVKEAVDGDPVLRGHVLIAPGDNHMMLERQGARYHVAVKTGPLVSRHRPSVDVLFRSAARAAGSNAMGIIMTGMGDDGARGMFEMKQAGAYTVAQDEATSVVFGMPKEAIARGGVDRVVPLEQIAREILIAQQKF
- a CDS encoding MotA/TolQ/ExbB proton channel family protein, encoding MENVNLGDLGSTDNVSGNYTYKLSSPMAFFWTMILFLIIVGFIVAILFRQAQVAFLHNPGLNGLILGVLAVGILLVFNHVLMLRPEVRWFNHFRAVGNAADKVGRNPRLLAPMRALIGNRRAMQLSTATLRSILDSIATRLDESRDTSRYLIGLLVFLGLLGTFWGLIGTIGSINDVIQNLDVGSGDTGDILGALKTGLSGPLVGMGTAFSSSLLGLSGSLILGFLDLQAGRAQNRFYTELENWLSSVTDVGSDITPVIEGASGASSEDVRVLSEYLRKIAEEGGGGQRSVTAMANLAEGIQGLVKNMRNEQQMLRDWIEAQQEEAKSMRRTLDRLADRISHTEKTGSK
- a CDS encoding chemotaxis protein CheW → MTMATPALEAQFVTFSLGEEVFAVPVEVVREILDYAEAFKIPNGPDYLLGLRDVRGQGVPTIDLRLKLGLSKTVPTPHTRVLVLDIPIEAKILTLGLVADRVFEVTPFRRDQIEAAPDIGVRWRSDYIAGVVRRENGFVVIVDLARLLSREDTVALDPHRAGHAA
- a CDS encoding inositol monophosphatase family protein, whose protein sequence is MARSALLNVMVQAALKAGKSLSRDFGEVQNLQVSVKGPGDFVSQADLKAQKIIHDELLKARPTYGFLGEESEEIKGTDGAHRWIVDPLDGTTNFLHGIPMFSISIALERNGEIVGGVVFNPATDELYTAERGGGAFLNDRRLRVASRRVLSDCVIGCGVPHLGRGNHGKFLVELRHVMGEVAGIRRLGSAALDLAYVAAGRFDGFWEMGLSPWDMAAGILLVREAGGFVLDFDGGNDMLGNGSIICGNEHIQKALAEVVKRPIPTK